The DNA region taatttatcaaaagaTCATATTACCCCTTAGCCAACatgatatcaataaaaaaaaccaacacaaaaataccaaaaaacccCTTAATGCaagctatatattttttgcttgcAATGGCACTTTAGTAattgcatttttcttttgaaaagcaaaaaacaagaaTACTCCTGGctaaaagttaagaaaaattaagctttaggtatcttaaataaaaaaaaataaaaataacattatatcCCTAATCAAGCTTGCaaagacaaattaattatatgaatgAGATGAATTTTGCTCATGCAAGTTATATAAGCCTGCACATGTaaaattttcattcaattataaaatctattaaaatataaGTTCTTGTAcgataaaaaatactaaataatgtttagaaatgtgataacaattattttataaaatattttttatttaaaaatatattaaaataatatatatttttaaaaaagttaatattaatatatcaaaaaaatctaaaattatattaaaaattatttttttaaaaaaattactatttagaacacaatatcaaacatcctctcaagtcttttattttaatagcgTAAATAGTCATTCAATTATCGGGCCCGGTCCAGAATACTGCAAAACAGACACGTTTATAAGACACCTAAAGGGGAAGGATTAGGTTTTGATATCACGTCGCTTCGATGCTTAACCCGTCGTTTTGAAGCGGTTGCTGGTCGTAGcgtgagaaaaaaattagaagtctCTTTCCGTCGTCGTTTTGCTAAAACCCCCCCTCCATCTCTATTTTATTTCAGGTTCGTAACTCCTCCTGTATCTTCTTCCTCGTTTTTCATTTTGACGATTAACTTGGGATTTAGAtgtaattatcaatattaacaTTGGTGGTGTGGCGGGAATCAGTGAATGGACACGAATCCCGGACCAATTGATGGGTGTGTACTGTATGATCAAGACAAGCATGTCTCCTCTGCGGTTTGGGATGGCCAGGTGTGTGTTTGCTTTTCTTGGattatcttattaattaattaatgaaagcaaattgTGTGAGTTGTCGGTTTGATGTTCAGGAGCGTGGTGTGCTAAGATGCCATGAGCACACGTCCAAGTTGGGTGAATGGAAGCTAAGTCCTAAGCAAATTGAGTTGGTGGAGAAAGCTGGATTTGGTTACTTGAGAAAGATTCCGGCTATTAGTCTTGACAATCCTCTCATATCGGCGCTTGTTGAGAGGTGGAGGAAGGAGACCAATACGTTTCATTTGTCTGTTGGTGAAATGACTGTTACTCTTCAAGATGTTGCCTTGTTGCTTGGACTTGCCATTGATGGGAAGCCTGTTATTGGAATAACACATACCAGTTGTGCCTCAGTTTGCCAAAGGCTTTTAGGGAAATCGCCCGATTCTAACTACGCAAGTGGTGGGATGGTGAAGTTAAGTTGGTTGAAGGAGTTCTTTTCTCATTGTTCTGAAGATGCACCTATTGAAGAGGTTGAGCGCTGCACTCGCGCTTATCTTCTCTACCTTGTCGGTAGTACCATATTTTCCACCACCACTGGGAATAAGGTTCCTGTAATGTACCTTCCATTGTTTGCGAATTTTGAAGAAGCTGTGGAGTTTGCCTGGGGAGCAGCAGCATTAGCTTTCTTGTATAGAGCACTCGGCAATGCATGTGTTAAATCTCAGAGTACCATTTGTGGTTGCTTAACACTACTGCAGgttatttatgttgtttataATAAAGCTATCCAttgattatcttttttattattattattaaaaaacaaaagtgatgGAATGTGAGATTGAAGGACTTCTTTTCTGCAATTAATTTCATCCAAGGATAATAGTTCTCAAATAGACTATTAGTATTGACTGATTCTTGCTTTCTGTAGTGTTGGAGCTACTTCCATCTGAATGTGGGCCGACCAAAGCTTAATCGAGACCCCATCCATGATCATTTTCCATTTGTGCTTAGATGGAAGGGAAAACAAAGTGGGCCAACAACAAATCGTGATGTAGTTTTCTACCGCAAGGCACTGGACTCGTTGAAACCAACTGATGTAGGTTCTCACTTCTTTCAATTCGGTTCAGTTCTTATTCCACTTGATGCATAGAAAATGCTAATGCAACTGGCTTGGTGTTGACACATAGGTGGAGTGGCTTCCGTACAAAATTATGGACAGTACTGTAATaccaaaagatataaaaaataccttaatttTAGGGAGATCAAAGACAATGCTAATATGCTTTGACAAGGCAGAACGCCACCTTCCTGATCGTTGCCTTAGGCAATATGGCATGCTTCAACCAATCCCAGAAGATGTGGAGCGGTGGCTGAGAAAGAGTCGAGGAGTTGACGGTGGGGTTGACTTGTCTGGGAAAATGGAGCTGGAGCTTAATGAATGGATGGATCGTCAACTCCATATTGTGGATGGGGATGATGGCGTGGAAGAGGGTGGCTACATGCAATGGTACTGGAAAATCACTCGTAAAGTTGTTGGAAGGCCTATATCTCTCTCATCTGAGTTCCAAAGGACGGTAGGGCTATGCTCAGACTTCAATTTTGCTATTACCTTTGTTTTTGATATAATCTGCAATGGTCTATTCTTTAACTGTTGCAGATCTCTGGTTTAAGAGAAATTTCTTATTTAGCGGATTCATTCTCAACAAAAGGGTTGGACGGACAACAATTTGAGTCAATTTCAAGGATCAGGTTTATTGCACAGGACTGTTTGAGGGACCAGATTGAAAGTCCAGTCACGCCATCAGCACCCCCACAAATTGAACTAGGAAAAAGGTCAAGGGGGAAGGAAAGGGTTAGAAGGAAAGGTAATGGGAAACGCAGGAGAAAGGATGAGCCAATGGAATATCAAGAAGCAAGTGAGGATGACCAGCCTCAGCTTTATGGTGCAGTTATCGTGGCTGATCAGTTACACTTGGACCAGGCAGATGGCGAGGTTGGTCAGTTACAGTCATGCCTGGCAGATGATAATTTTGACCCTCAACATCTGTCTCATGCAGCTGATGAGGATTATAGTGAAGAGTTACAAAATATGGTTAATCAGGAAGATGATGCAAAGCCTAGCACTGCTACAGAGGACATCAATGAGTCTCAGCCTTGTAAAGACGCTAACAATGAGAATGACTCCCAGTCATGTCATGTGACTATTGAGGTCAACAACAGAAAAATATATGGTGAGGCAAGTAAAGGGGTCGATGATTCCCAGTCTTGTGAGCCAACTAATGAGGTGAATGACTCACAGATTTGTCAGGAAAAGAGAAGTGATGTTCATGATTCTCAGCTTCTTGATGCATCAGCCAAGGTCAATGCCTCATGACTCTCTGATGCAACAATTAATGAGGTTCAGCGCAGTGGTGCTCTTGATGAGGTAAACAAGTTACAGCCTTCTGGTGCAACAGAAGGGGTCAATGATTCACAGCTTCCTGTCACAAATGAAGGGCTCAAAGACTCGCAGATTCTTGATGCAACCCAATAAGTAAATGACTCGCAGACCCCAAATACAACTGCAGAGATGAATGACTCGCAGCTCCCTGTTGCAACTAAAGAAGCTAATGACTCAAATCTCCCTGATGCAATTGAAGTGGCAAAAGATTCACAGCTTTCTGTGGACAAGTGTGATCAACCAAATGCCAAAGCTGCAATAGAGGATGTTCCAGCAACTCTTGAAACTGCTGAGGATGTTGCAAAGCAGGGTGATAAAAGTGTTGGATTATAAAATGAAGGCGTTGTCTTGTTAATTCTTCTGTTAGGGTACTCTTGATATGCTTGCTATTCACTACATAGTGTTCATTATATCTTCAACtgaaacattttgttttttttccttgcatttcCTTGTCGTGTCATGAAGAGTAAAATGCTGATTTTATTCTGACAGGCAGCTCAAAACTAACACCACCAGTGTTCCAAAAATGGGGGACGATCAGTAGTTGTAGAAGAATACTTGCACTGTTATCGTTGTTGTGTTTAGGCTATGTTAGAGAACGTGATAGTATTGTTTCTCACTGCTTCCACAGTTAAAACTTCTGTTTTTGATGCAAAATATCAATTAACAACTACAGTAttcctcttaaattttaatGCCTTTATGAATTAAGTGGCAGTGATTATTGGATAGAGGAGGTGCAGTGCATCTTACTATTTGTTTGGATGCTTTAGTTATAGTTCTGTTATATGTATACATAGGCTCAGGTGGTATAATGACTCTTTGAGAAGAGATGTGCTGCACCTTTCTTCTAACAGTTCCTTTCTCTGGGTTGGGAAAGTTCATGGAAGCATCTGAGTGGTTTAATTAGGTGTGAGGAAGATAATATGCAGGCTTTTTTTGGACATTGGAGGACAAATCATCCGAAGAGCTACGGATTTTGTTTTCCCCCTCTTTTTAATCATATCCACCATAGTCTTCCTTTTTCCTCGTTCTTTATGAGTTTTGCTTGACATGCCTCAATATATGTTTTATCATCTCTTGCTACAGATGGTTTTCAACAATTAAGCTGCTGCGAACTTAAGTTCTGTAATTAATTAGCTGTTCAGACTCGTTTTTTAAACCACTCCAAAGACCATTCAAATTGTTGAATAATACAATCGGCAATTCTAGCGCTGGCTTGGGGTGGCGAAACCTCCAGAAAAACTCTACAACGTAACTCTACGCATGACCCCCACACAAATTTTAAGTTCTTTCTAGGATGGCTTTTTAAACAGAAGTGCTTCATTTACTCTCACAATCCagcttttttcttcttggttATATGGAATTTGTTTGCAATAGACTCTTCTTCATTACTCGTCTTTATTTTGCTACATCGGTTTGCTCCAGAGGCTGGAGACGGCTGGCTTTCTGTTGGATTTTCTACTTCCAAACAAGGTAATCCGGCGAAAGATCTTCAGTAGCTTGCAAGCATATTTTCTTTGTGAAGCGAAATTCACAGAACCAATGCAACCTGTAACATGCCCAAGTGGGTTCCTGTTCTTGCTTAGTGATCTGCTTTGCAAGCCATACGGTTTTGTGCTCTGTGGCTTGGTTGGCAGTGTTTCTGTTCTCTT from Populus alba chromosome 14, ASM523922v2, whole genome shotgun sequence includes:
- the LOC118041362 gene encoding protein MAIN-LIKE 2, which translates into the protein MDTNPGPIDGCVLYDQDKHVSSAVWDGQERGVLRCHEHTSKLGEWKLSPKQIELVEKAGFGYLRKIPAISLDNPLISALVERWRKETNTFHLSVGEMTVTLQDVALLLGLAIDGKPVIGITHTSCASVCQRLLGKSPDSNYASGGMVKLSWLKEFFSHCSEDAPIEEVERCTRAYLLYLVGSTIFSTTTGNKVPVMYLPLFANFEEAVEFAWGAAALAFLYRALGNACVKSQSTICGCLTLLQCWSYFHLNVGRPKLNRDPIHDHFPFVLRWKGKQSGPTTNRDVVFYRKALDSLKPTDVEWLPYKIMDSTVIPKDIKNTLILGRSKTMLICFDKAERHLPDRCLRQYGMLQPIPEDVERWLRKSRGVDGGVDLSGKMELELNEWMDRQLHIVDGDDGVEEGGYMQWYWKITRKVVGRPISLSSEFQRTISGLREISYLADSFSTKGLDGQQFESISRIRFIAQDCLRDQIESPVTPSAPPQIELGKRSRGKERVRRKGNGKRRRKDEPMEYQEASEDDQPQLYGAVIVADQLHLDQADGEVGQLQSCLADDNFDPQHLSHAADEDYSEELQNMVNQEDDAKPSTATEDINESQPCKDANNENDSQSCHVTIEVNNRKIYGEASKGVDDSQSCEPTNEVNDSQICQEKRSDVHDSQLLDASAKVNAS